A segment of the Oncorhynchus tshawytscha isolate Ot180627B linkage group LG19, Otsh_v2.0, whole genome shotgun sequence genome:
CCCCCTCTATACTTCAGGTAAAATCTGAGTCAGGCACTCAAAATCTGAGTCAGGTCAAGCACATTAGACAAATCCATTTCATATAATTCCAGGTTTCCACTCAGCCAGGGTGTAGGTGAACGTGCACAGTCACCCTTCAGGTTTCTCTAGTGTTGGCTTTGGAACTATGCCAGAAGGGAGGAGCTGATTCACTTCAGCCGGAGAGACCTAAAGCTTTGGGCTGCTGAACATGGAgcatgtatgtgtacattacACATTCCTAAATGCAATCTTCAAAGAGAATTACAAACTGAAATAGCCATTTCATCACATTCAAAACACAAGACAAGCTCTGTCAATTTAAAGTTAAATCCTCAGAAAAAGACAATTTAACAGGTGAATTTATTTATACATGTTTTGTAAAACAATTAGTTATCACATCATTCAAAAGTTGTGGCAGCTTTATGCAGTTTCAAGAAGCATCTGTCAGTTGGAATGTATGCACAGCTCAGGGAGATACAGCAGGGGTGTGTGGGGGAGGGTCAGATTAAGCACACAACAACAGCCATCAAATATCAGAAGAGTGTGCCCAGCCACAAGCAAGCACTGCTGAGCCAAAGCATGCCACTGAACAATACAACACCAATATTGGCCCGGTTCCAATGCTTAGAAAACACATCCTTCAGCCTtcttccctttccttccttccttgacACCATTATTTAAAGCCAATACTTCAGATATGTAATAACTTCAAAGATGCCCGAGAGGGAAGAAAGCACCTAAGTATTAGAACAGGGCCACAGTCTTTGTTAGGAGGTGCACATTCTCACTAGACTAGACAAAAACATGTAAATGGTTTCAGCTCATTTGTGGTAGAAGTTATACTATACACAGATCCTGGATCAGATTAACCATCCTAACCTGAATCATTAGGGGGATGGAAAAGTATCAAACACTTGTTTCAATGTTTAGTGGCAACTTCTACCTACTAATTTCAGCTTCCCACAGCTTACATCGTAGCACATAAGGAAATGGGTTATTACATAATTGTggcccatttaaaaaaaagggggaaaaagaCATTAGTCAAGCATCTCTTTTCTATGTCGCGAGCCCAGAGCAAAGCAACCTTACAAAGAGATGGCGAAAACCAGTAGTACCAGGAGCAAACTGTTTCCAGTGGTTCCATTCACTGGTAGGAGTTCCATTTGGCTCCCAGTGCAGAAAGACTTCCTCAAACATCTGGAGATTTATGACTTCATTGTCATTTTATTCTTCATCTCATTCTAGAAGCTTCGGTCCCTTACATAGGTGATATCGCATGGAAGTGAAGTCACAGGGGTGAGAGGTATAGGACCAGGGTTGTTTCAGTGAAAATGTCCATGAGGTCTAGTGTAGCTGAACAGCTTCTAGCCATCACTAGAAGTTTcccttaaccacagatctaggatcagattacaaCACCCTCAATCCTGATACTTAACCATAGGCAGATTTAAAGGTCTGACCCAGGATCAGTGGTTGGGGGTAACAACCCAGCAGAACACTTTACAGAAGAAGGGGCGTCTCCATGGTGTCTCAGGGCAGCCATTTGCTAAACATGCAACTGAAAGCATCAGTTTATCTACTGCAAGATATGAGGTGGGGGAAAAAGTGAAGATTAGAGTATATAAAGGGATAATGGTCAAAGAAAGCGAagtaaaaatagtaaaataaGATGTTCCTATATGTATTGATTGCATTGTCCACAAGTCCTGTCCATTCTAGGTGCACAAGTTATTCAAGACCAAACTTGTCTTGATTGAAGGTGTCAGCCTATCTGtggttctccctctccttttctcgtGTGATGTCCGGTGTTATTGCTTGGACAGCTCGTTGGAAAGCCAGTCCAGTCCTTCATACAGTCCTGTGCCCTGGGTCGCACAGGTCGCCTGCACGTGCCACTGAGAAgtaagagagcaagagagaaaaggaTCAACATTGAGAAAAAGCGTGCCTGCATGCCTATGTCTCACATACTCACCACTCTGCTGCGGAGGCTCTGCAGTCCCAGTTTGTCTGTAAGGTCGCTGACGGCCATAGCATTGGGAAGGTCCTGCTTGTTAGCAAACACCAGCAACACTGCTTCTCTCAACTCATCCTCCTGGAGCTGGGGGGGGGGATTTAGATCACTAGTTGAGATAATGAGCTCTTGCTCAGAAAGTCAACACTGTGCTCTGTGATGAAATAATTTGTTTCACAATAAGTTTCAGGTTCAATGTCCAGTCAATTATAAATAGACCCAGCCAAGACACTTGGCAAGTCTATAGGCCTTTACGTACCATAACAGTAAATATACCCATCATTAACTACATACCATCAGTAAATATACCCATCATCGACTACATATCATACACAGAGTAAATATACCTACCATTTTAGAGAGCTCCTCTGCAGACTcggccactctctctctgtcgttgcTGTCTACTACAAAGATCAGACCCTGAGTGAGGGATGAAAACAGTCAGAGCAggacagtcagagaggaggaggatgcccTGAGGCATTACATGAGAGAAGTAAAAGAGTAGGTTGTAGCCTCCCTGGTTCCCTTTTGGTGTGTGCATTTACCTGTGTGTTCTGGAAGTAGTGTCTCCAGAGGGGTCTGATCTTATCCTGACCACCCACATCCCATACCGTGAAGCAGATGTTCTTATACTCCACCGTCTCCACGTTAAAGCCTGTCACACACACCAAAGAGATGCATTAGGTCTAAATGTCAATCCCATGTATTATATATGGATGGAAATATATTATTATATCTATAGACAAGTGCATGAATGTGGTTAGTGACAGTTCAATATCCCACCCAAGTCAATTATACCTCAATTTAAAGCTAAGTTTCAgttgagactgaaaaacagcttctatctaaaaggccatcagactgttaaatagccatcactagcacattagaggctgctgcctatatacatagacttcaaatcactggtcactaataaatggaacactagtcacgaataatgtttacatatgttgcattactcatctgtatatactttattctcttctactgtatattcatctatgctgctctgacattgctcatccatatatttatatattcttaattcctttacttagatgtctgtattgttgtgaaattgttagatattacttgttagatagatctgcactgttggagctagaaagacaagcatttcactacaccagcaataacatctgctaaacatgtttatgtgaccaatacagtttgatttgagaCTGGAGGGTGAAAGGtgggtgtgactgtgtgtgtttgttttaccgATAGTTGGAATGGTGGTCACTATTTCTCCCAGCTTCAGTTTGTACAAGATAGTAGTTTTCCCTGCAGCATCCAAACCCACTGAGAAAACAAACATTGATTTTGAACATTATATCTCATTCTCACATACAACTGCAAGCAAGaacgtgcatatatatatatattttttttatggaCACTTTTATTGTAGCTATTAACGGTGTATCTTATCCGTGTCGACAGCTGCATGAAAATACAAAACCCACCAGCAAATGACGGATAGCTATCATTAGCTAAACAGATGGCTTACTAACATGAGCTAGAACTAGCTTGTCACTCACGACGACAGACCAAGAAACACAATTTTTTGTAACTAGCGTTAGCCGGTTAGCTTTCCATTTTTCTACACCCGCGGGCTacctagctagttaacatttttGAACTTTCTACCGAGTTTGTTGACACAAATCAACCACCAAAAAGTTAGCTACTTAGCAGCTAGCAACACTTTTTGGATAACTAtgaactaacgttagctactgtTAGCTAACTGGTCACGGTTACTATTCTACCTACACCATTTGGGTCCAACAAATcaacttttttttatatacacaACGTTATATGTTCCATACTCACTAAAGACTCCCGTGATGTTCTCCTGTAACGTTAGCGTTCATTTGAAAGCCAGCTAACATCCGACACTTACCCATAAGTATTCTCATCTGTTTCTTGCCGAACAGTCTGGTAAAAACTGACGAGATTAGGAGCCCCATGTTGTGCGTGAATGTCTCAAATTATTACAGAAAGCTTTTCTAAATTCTTGTCGTTCTTGAGACAATTGGTCTGAATCTTTCTGTTTGTGACTCCCAAGCAAGAATCGTTTCTGTACTCTGATGCTGCCACGTCCGGGCCAACGTGGAACTCCCGACGTCATCGATTTGACTCAACTTTATTAGCATTTGGGCCAACGTGTTGATGGACAACAGCAATATTAAACTAATGCAGAGACAATTGTCTTGAGCAGACATGATCGTAAGTAAAACTACTCTGCATGTTCAGGTTCGACCGATCCATCACTACCCATTTGTGTCACATAATGTTTTGAGGTAAAAATGTCACTTGTTGTTCACACTGATTATTTGCAGTCACATTGTGTGCCAGCAGATGTCAGATTACAACACGGGTTCGCTGTTATTGCAACGCGAACTAATGATGTCACATTAGATAGATAAGACCCTCGTTGGTCAGTATTTCTCAGCGCACCATATCTTCTGACAGCCATATTGAACTTCACAGGGTATAATTAAT
Coding sequences within it:
- the LOC112218606 gene encoding ADP-ribosylation factor 4, producing MGLLISSVFTRLFGKKQMRILMVGLDAAGKTTILYKLKLGEIVTTIPTIGFNVETVEYKNICFTVWDVGGQDKIRPLWRHYFQNTQGLIFVVDSNDRERVAESAEELSKMLQEDELREAVLLVFANKQDLPNAMAVSDLTDKLGLQSLRSRVWHVQATCATQGTGLYEGLDWLSNELSKQ